GATTTGTCACCAGACTAGTAAGGgattcgacttatttcatgcccacagcgaagcgaatcaATTTGCAATTGAGAAACGCGCGCAGCCAATTAATTTGTGgcgcagaagctaaagtcgacGATTTTCCGTGGTTTTTAGGGCATTATTGTGGTATTTAATTCAGGGTCAAATCCTGGAGAGTCATATATTTTCCTttgcacaatttcttttttacaattcagtttagtaaaattgttgagtttaatttaattataattgctttaaaatactgttttaggtttttttgaatttgatatttagaaaatttcttttctgtataaaatagttcatactggatatgaactgattttatatacatcaaaaaggaaatatgtagatatagacatgcatatatttaatctctttaatCAAATCTAAGCttaattgatgagaaaatatcattctaatatccgtccagaaagccaaacgcgcatacacacatataagatgtatataaatgtgcatacaaattttcaacggacgcaaaatgtatgcatataaaacagcgaatcgaataaatgaccgATTTAGGAaagcaaattaataaatatagatTAGCGCAAGCATGAAATACGTCATACGCGTGCTACATCGTTCCGGATTtcactcaggttcaagtcctgtacaacACTCTTATTTGttcgttattttaatttaatattttgtatttggtttaattacaattgatttaaaatagtgttatGTATTGAACGTATGATATTTATTAAAGTGAAACTGTATAATTctggtatacatatgtatgtagtgtatGTGTAGAATATTGGAGTCCGCGGGACAACTTGTTCGGTCGGTGTCTCAATTACGTCTGTCTTTTTCTCATACACGCCACCCCTTAACACCCAGAGGCGGAGTAGAATTGTGGGGCCTGTCGGTCGCGCTTCGATCTGCGCGGTTCTTTCGGTGTTGGCGATGACGAGGAGACAGGCTGTAGATTCGTTGATGGTCCTGGCGATTGAGTCTCCGCTACGTGACCAGGAGTACTTGAATCAACTTCATCAGATGATTGGATTGTGCTGGGTTCGACGTCTTCGGTTGACAGTATTTCGCAGTCGGAATCTTCTGATGCCACCCGACTACGAAGCTGTTCCTGATGTCGTTTGATGACCCTAGAGTCGTTCAACCGAACCTCATAAGATATAGGCCCAGTCTGATTTTCGACTAGGCCCTCGATCCATCTCGGGCCCGTCGAATGATTACGAACCCATACTGGACTGCCTGAAATAAAAGGTTTTGTACTGACAGGGTCGGTGATCTTACCGTTAACTATTTCGTGAGGTTGAATTTTGTCGAAATAAGTTTTTAGCTCACGATTGAACAGTAGCTCTGCAGGCGAGCGGTTCGTTGTTGAGTGCGGGGTGGTGTGTTGGTTGAACAAATGTCTAGCCAGGCTAAGATCGATGTTTATGCCAGGCTCTGctttcttcaaataatttttggtacTTTGAACCATTCGCTCCGCCTGCCTGTTTGTAGAAGGATGGAACGGTGCAGAACGGATATGTCGAATTAGATTGTTCTTCATAAAGTTCTTAAACTCCTCAGATGTGAAAGCTGTTCCGTTGTCCAACACGAGCCCATCAGGTAGCCCATGCGTGGCGAATATTTGGCGTAACACCTTAATAGCGGCCGCTGAAGAAGTTGAATTAACGACGGCCACTTCAAGCCACTTAGAGTAGGAGTCGATGAGTATGAagaataacactgtgcgacagtgattttatacttttatggagacctagcacaacttgtggctatagaaaaactaaacaaaatggtataggagaaatttccaatacacccccaaaatctcgttttatggccataaaaccgtttttcagtaggttgatgtgaagaatcactcctaacttcaccaatttccatccgatttcgaatttgtttttttagttcgaaagaacaaaaacaagctttTTTGACAGTGTATTGACaatgaaatgacaactgacgagactgtaggcggaagtatttggaatttttttattttttcactattcaactttgacataatttttacgatattatccgattgTTGGTGACTGCAGTTTGACGCGGCTGAATTCCGTTTTATCTAGCTCTGGTGCAGTAAATAAGGATTGATTTATTTACTGTTTGGAAAAGgctgaaaactttattttatttattaataggtttacaaaagattacaatagttatgtgaaaatattttatattacatattcctTACAATCGTTTATGCGCGCGTCCATGCGCTTTCGCCAACGTCTAGAATCGAAAAGAAAGCTTGCTTCTCTTTGACAGTTAAGCTCGCTTCTCTTTGACAGCTGTTGATTGGCGAAGTGTTGATTGGCAGAATGAGAAAAACAGAGAGgtgaaaaaatgcgaaatgggTTGCCAAGTAACCTTTCGCAACACCCCCCTTCGTAAATCTTATGCGGTTTTATGCATAACGTTTACCCACGTTTTTCAACCTCGACGTCCAATTTCGCCAACTTTACTATCGGTCGTGTACATAATCCATTTACTGTCTTGACTACTGCGCTACGAGCTTGGCCATCTTTACCAAAATTCATATCTATTACTACTCCTTTCGGCCACGAATTTCTCTTGGAGTTTTCGTCTACGATGACCACCACGTCGTTCAATTTGATTGGGTTTGCTGGTGGCTGATACCACTTTGCACGTCTGGTAAGACAGGGGAGATACTCCTTAACCCAGCGTCTCCAAAATTGGTCAGCCAACTGGctagaaattttaaagttttgccgTAGAGCCGATCCAGAGTTGGTATTATCTGTTAGTTCTCGAATACCACTAGAGTGTCCCGTCAGAAAGTGGTTTGGCGTAAGAGCTTCATCTTCGGCTGAATCAAGCGGCACGTACGTCAGTGGCcttgaatttaaaatgttttcgatGTCGGCTAGAACGGCTCTTAACACCTCCTCTCGCATACCGGAATCTGGTAGAATGTCCATTAGAATCGATTTCGTAGAACGTATCATGCGCTCCCATGACCCTCCCATATGTGGTGAAGCGGGAGGAATAAAAATCCATTCAATTTCAGGGTATTTCCTTTCCTTTACTAGAAGTACACTAGCACCGCGAAAATTGGTGCCGTTGTCCGATATAATTCGCTTCGGTACTCCACGGCGACtcacaaattgtttaaaaatcagcaaaaacgACTCGGTAGATAAAGTAGGTGAGATTTCAATGTGAACTGCGCGGGTGgtaaggcatgtgaataaagcACCCCACCGCTTTTCACGCCTGCGGCCAATTACAACGTCCATTGGTCCGAAATAGTCAACCCCTGTAAAGGTGAACGGCCTGGTAAAAGGTGACACACGTTCCATTGGCAGATCTCCCATTTGAGGAGGTTGTGGAGAAGCCCTACGGTTCCGGCAGGTTTGACATTTTGCAGCACATTCTTTTACCAGCCTTCTTAAGGCGGAGATGCAGAACCTTTGCCTCATCTCGTTGACGACGATCTCGTTGTGATGGTGGTGAAATTTCCTGTGATAGAAGTCGACGAGTAGTCGCGTTACGTCGTGCTTGCGTGGCAGGATTATTGGACGCTTGACATTAATGGCAACACCCTCAGCAGCATCAATTCTACCTTTTACTCGCAGCAGGCCAATCTGGTCTAAGTATGGGGAGAActtgaaaagaaaagattttcgaTTAATTTCCTCACCATTACGCAGACGACAGATCTCTTCATGGAACACCTCGCTTTGACAATTAAGCATAATTGCAAGCTCTGCTGTCTCTATGTTGTCTGGGTTGAGTAGCTTTTGAAGAAACTGAGAACGTGGCTTTCCCTTCGTAACCAATCGTAGAAAACGTAAAACAAATCGATGCGCACTGCGAAGCTTCTCCCATGTACTAAATCTTTTTATATCCGGGGTTATTTCTGCGGTCGTACCCAATGAGTTGTTAGCGAAATCTATATGCTGTAGAACCTCAACTGTCTCTTCGTCATCATCTGGAAATTGTATAATTGGCCAGCTTGATTCTCGTTCTAGTAGGAATTTAGGTCCACTGAACCAGCGTTGGTTGTCGTCGAATTCTCGGTTGCTGCTCCATTTAGTGCCTTCGTCCGCAATATTCTCACCAGATGGCAGCCACCTCCATTCCCTAACAGCAGAACTCTCGAGGATCTCTCCGATTCTCAGCGCCACGAATTGATGGTATTTTCTTGTGCTCGAACGCAGCCAAAACAACACATTTTTGGAGTCTGTCCAGAATACTCTGCGGTTTACTGTAATGGACAGCTAAGAACATTTGCCAGCCTAAGTCCCAaaacagcagctaacagctccaACCTGGGTATGGAAATGGGCTTCAATGGCGCAACGCGAGTTTTCGAAGCCAAAAGTGAACAAGATATTTGCGAACCTACTTCTGACCGGATGTAGGCCACCGCAGCGCAGCGTAGGCTTTTATGCTTGCATCTACAAAAATGTGCAACTGATTATTTTGGTTTTCGCTGGCAAGTGAAAGGCAACGGGGAATTTTTATGCCGTTGATCGCAGGAATGCGTTTTACCCAACGAAACCAGTTGCAACGTTCTTCTTCTTTAATCGGTTCATCCCAACCTACTCCGGAGCGCCAGACatcttgtaaaataatttttgcctgTACAATGACAAAACCGAGCAAACCCATAGGATCGAAAATCGTCATTATTGTGTGCAAAATTTGTCGCTTCGACACGAtcgtattttcattaaaaacttcctttggaaaattttcaatgtaTGTTAACTCATCCGAAACTGGCAGCCACCACATCCCTAGTACCTTTTCTATAACGGCTTCTGGCTCTTCAAAACATTTGGCGGCTGGAACGTCGTCAGCATCTAATGAAAATAGTACGTATTTGGAATTAGATTTCCAGTTTCTCATTTGGAATCCGCCCTCCTGATGAACCCAACGAACTTTAGTTGCTAGACGAGCCAATTCATTTTCAGAGTCTGCACTCTGAAGCCAATCGTCAACAAATGTGTTACTAACGATGGCCCGTTCGGCGTCGGGATGAAGATCAGCAAATCGGTGAGCGTTACGATTTTTTATGTAGTTCGCCAAGGAAGGCGAGCACGAAGCGCCGAATGTCATAACCCTCATCACGTAGATATCATAGTCGCGAGTCGAGCCATCGTTTCGCCAAAGAAATTTTTGCGCCACTTGatcttcttttataattttaatctggTGGAACATTTCGCGTATATCTCCACAAACTGCGAAACGTCGTTCGCGAAATCGGAGCAGTACCCCCAGTAGAGACTTTAGTAGATCGGGCCCTTTCAGCAACATATCATTGAGCCCGACACCCTTTACCCTTGCTGCAGCATCCCAAACCAATcgagttttctttttattggcaTTGAGAACAGTAAATATAGGGAGATACCAAGACCTAGCgctatattttatttcgttttcgtTCAACTTATGTACGTACCCTTTTTTCTCATAatcatgtattttgtttataagaAATTGACGAATTGACGAATCACGCTTCATTTTACTTTCTAAGCACGAGAGTCGCCGGATTGCCATAGGCAGCGAATCGGGAAGCTCGACAGCTTCGTGCTTCCAAAGTAACCCGGTTTCCCATCTCTTTTCAGCGGAGATAAAGCGCGTGGTCTTTTCCATGATTTGAAGAGCGCGTTCATCATCTTTAGATATCAACGGTTTAATTGGTGCATATGATCCGATggcatcaatagaaaaatatgttttcagttGCTGGTCCATACGATCGTCTCTGGTTGTATCACATTCGCAGGTATGCAATATTCTCGGTTGTTCAGCGCAGTTAGTTTTATCGCGCCCATATACACTCCATCCTAGTCGGCACTTTGCGGCAATAAGGTCGGATCCCCTATCTTCTCTTATTTCGGTAGGGATTCCTATTTTAGCGTTGTCCAAACCTATCAAAATTCGCGCTCTTGCTTTATTATAGGGTCGAATCGGCAGACCCTTAATGTGTGCGTGCTTACTAATCGTAGAGCTGAACAGCGACTGCTGAGGAAGTAGTAGATTAGCAACGGTTCGAACGTTTCGAAGCCTGTATTTTTGAGGGGGTAATGTAATCGGTGAAACGTAAAGATTGACAAATTTGGAATTTGCCTCATTTTGAGTAATTTCTCCCGTCCAACGCAAGCATAACGATTCAACTGGCCCATCTAAATCAAGCTCGTTCGCCAATTGAGACTCAATTAGCGTACAGGAGGCTCCTTCGTCGATAAGGGCGAATGTACGTATTGCTTTGGTACCGCTATGTAAAATAACCTCCACATACCTGAAAAGCGCCCTTTGCGTTTCTTTATCAGCAGCTGTGCCCAACTCGTGGTATAATGTTGCTTGTTTTCGTTTTCCAATCGCCAACGAAGTTCCATTGTGAAGCAGTGGATGGTGAGCCATTCTACAATCATCTACGCCACAGCACCTTTTCGAATTACATCGACGAATGAAATGACCTTTGAAGCAGCGTAAACAGAGTTTATTTTCCCGTACAAATTTCCATCTGTCACTTTGCGATAGGGCACGAAACTCATAGCAATCGGACAGCGTATGGCTCGCACCGCATTTCAGGCAATTTATCGACTTTTCACTCTGCTCGTTATTTTTCGCAACCACATCGTGAATCATTATTCTGCCCTTTAGTGATTCGCGATTTCCCTTTTTTGGTTCGACGTTGCTATTACACGATGATATCGCTGATGTCCGGATGGAAGTGACCTGGCTAGCGCACATGGCTAGACCGAAAAGCCAATCATCGAATGCAGCAATGTCAGCGCGTCTCAGGGACATACATTGCTGGCCCCAACTCAACCTTTGGTTACATGGCAGTTTAGCTACCAGCTCGTTTAATAGCACTGGATCATTTAGATAATCGTTTAGACCTACCGCCTGCATTGTAGCGCGATAATTTTGTACCGCTAATGAAAATGTTACTAAGGTTTCTAATTTGTCTGGCTTTACAGATGGTTCCTCCCTTAACTTACGCAGCATTACTTGGTGAATTACGTCTGGTCTACCATACAACATGCGGAGTGTATTAATGGCCAATCCAACCGTAGACGGCACCATAAGCCTACCACGAACTGCCTCTAATGCTTGGCCCTTCAAGCATTTCtgcaacctaataaggttttcTTGGTCCGTGAATCCGCACCGTATGGTAGACTGCTCATAGTTAGTAATAAATACGGGCCAGTCTTCAGGCCTACCTGTAAAGTTTGGCAGATCTTTCGAAAGCACTTGACGACTAGCTATATGTGCCGCAGTCAAATTTAGGTCGGCTGTCGTAGAGTAACTATACGGATTAGTAACGGTCGGATACCCTCCACAAGGCATATTTAGGTTAGGGTTAACATTTGGGTGTGAAAATCCTGAAGTAACCGATGTTGGCAAACTGTGGAAATTGTGCATTGATGTATATGCAGAAAAGGGTTGAGATGAAGATATAGCTGAGACTGTATTGCTGTTTGAGGTTAAGTTGGGCAGCATGGTCGTCATCCCGTTCGTAGTCGAAGTATACGGAAATGTCATCACGTTAGCAAGGTTAGGGACGACATTGAACGAGGTCGATGGAATGTGTGTTCCCGTTATACCTGCAGTTTGGTTGCATTGCAGTTCTATAGGTTGTGGAACGCCACATGCGTATGGCTGTCCTGTACTGTAGAAGTGTGTAGTCCTAATCCCGGAGATGCCTGAAGTGCAGGGGGGTGCAAATGGTGCAGTTTGACGAACAGGTGTAGATGCGTGACGATCTGGCGCGGTGTCGGTAGTAGGCGTTTCGGTGCCAATTGTCACAGCATGGCCAGTTTTGTCAGCCTCATCTAATAAACCCTCGACTGCGCTTATTGTATCAGCATCCGCGTTTCCCCGTGGCGATGCAGCTTTAGAAACATCCTCCATTTTTACAGGTTATTAAACGAAAATCtctttaaaacgattttttcagAATGTTGGTGACTGCAGTTTGACGCGGCTGAATTCCGTTTTATCTAGCTCTGGTGCAGTAAATAAGGAATGATTTATTTACTGTTTGGAAAAGgctgaaaactttattttatttattaataggtttacaaaagattacaatagttatgtgaaaatattttatattacatattcctTACAATCGTTTATGCGCGCGTCCATGCGCTTTCGCCAACGTCTAGAATCGAAAAGAAAGCTTGCTTCTCTTTGACAGTTAAGCTCGCTTCTCTTTGACAGCTGTTGATTGGCGAAGTGTTGATTGGCAGAATGAGAAAAACAGAGAGgtgaaaaaatgcgaaatgggTTGCCAAGTAACCTTTCGCAACACCCCCCTTCGTAAATCTTATGCGGTTTTATGCATAACGTTTACCCACGTTTTTCAACCTCGACGTCCAATTTCGCCAACTTTACTATCGGTCGTGTACATAATCCATTTACTGTCTTGACTACTGCGCTACGAGCTTGGCCATCTTTACCAAAATTCATATCTATTACTACTCCTTTCGGCCACGAATTTCTCTTGGAGTTTTCGTCTACGATGACCACCACGTCGTTCAATTTGATTGGGTTTGCTGGTGGCTGATACCACTTTGCACGTCTGGTAAGACAGGGGAGATACTCCTTAACCCAGCGTCTCCAAAATTGGTCAGCCAACTGGctagaaattttaaagttttgccgTAGAGCCGATCCAGAGTTGGTATTATCTGTTAGTTCTCGAATACCACTAGAGTGTCCCGTCAGAAAGTGGTTTGGCGTAAGAGCTTCATCTTCGGCTGAATCAAGCGGCACGTACGTCAGTGGCcttgaatttaaaatgttttcgatGTCGGCTAGAACGGCTCTTAACACCTCCTCTCGCATACCGGAATCTGGTAGAATGTCCATTAGAATCGATTTCGTAGAACGTATCATGCGCTCCCATGACCCTCCCATATGTGGTGAAGCGGGGGGAATAAAAATCCATTCAATTTCAGGGTATTTCCTTTCCTTTACTAGAAGTACACTAGCACCGCGAAAATTGGTGCCGTTGTCCGATATAATTCGCTTCGGTACTCCACGGCGACtcacaaattgtttaaaaatcagcaaaaacgACTCGGTAGATAAAGTAGGTGAGATTTCAATGTGAACTGCGCGGGTGgtaaggcatgtgaataaagcACCCCACCGCTTTTCACGCCTGCGGCCAATTACAACGTCCATTGGTCCGAAATAGTCAACCCCTGTAAAGGTGAACGGCCTGGTAAAAGGTGACACACGTTCCATTGGCAGATCTCCCATTTGAGGAGGTTGTGGAGAAGCCCTACGGTTCCGGCAGGTTTGACATTTTGCAGCACATTCTTTTACCAGCCTTCTTAAGGCGGAGATGCAGAACCTTTGCCTCATCTCGTTGACGACGATCTCGTTGTGATGGTGGTGAAATTTCCGGTGATAGAAGTCGACGAGTAGTCGCGTTACGTCGTGCTTGCGTGGCAGGATTATTGGACGCTTGACATTAATGGCAACACCCTCAGCAGCATCAATTCTACCTTTTACTCGCAGCAGGCCAATCTGGTCTAAGTATGGGGAGAActtgaaaagaaaagattttcgaTTAATTTCCTCACCATTACGCAGACGACAGATCTCTTCATGGAACACCTCGCTTTGACAATTAAGCATAATTGCAAGCTCTGCTGTCTCTATGTTGTCTGGGTTGAGTAGCTTTTGAAGAAACTGAGAACGTGGCTTTCCCTTCGTAACCAATCGTAGAAAACGTAAAACAAATCGATGCGCACTGCGAAGCTTCTCCCATGTACTAAATCTTTTTATATCCGGGGTTATTTCTGCGGTCGTACCCAATGAGTTGTTAGCGAAATCTATATGCTGTAGAACCTCAACTGTCTCTTCGTCATCATCTGGAAATTGTATAATTGGCCAGCTTGATTCTCGTTCTAGTAGGAATTTAGGTCCACTGAACCAGCGTTGGTTGTCGTCGAATTCTCGGTTGCTGCTCCATTTAGTGCCTTCGTCCGCAATATTCTCACCAGATGGCAGCCACCTCCATTCCCTAACAGCAGAACTCTCGAGGATCTCTCCGATTCTCAGCGCCACGAATTGATGGTATTTTCTTGTGCTCGAACGCAGCCAAAACAACACATTTTTGGAGTCTGTCCAGAATACTCTGCGGTTTACTGTAATGGACAGCTAAGAACATTTGCCAGCCTAAGTCCCAaaacagcagctaacagctccaACCTGGGTATGGAAATGGGCTTCAATGGCGCAACGCGAGTTTTCGAAGCCAAAAGTGAACAAGATATTTGCGAACCTACTTCTGACCGGATGTAGGCCACCGCAGCGCAGCGTAGGCTTTTATGCTTGCATCTACAAAAATGTGCAACTGATTATTTTGGTTTTCGCTGGCAAGTGAAAGGCAACGGGGAATTTTTATGCCGTTGATCGCAGGAATGCGTTTTACCCAACGAAACCAGTTGCAACGTTCTTCTTCTTTAATCGGTTCATCCCAACCTACTCCGGAGCGCCAGACatcttgtaaaataatttttgcctgTACAATGACAAAACCGAGCAAACCCATAGGATCGAAAATCGTCATAATTGTGTGCAAAATTTGTCGCTTCGACACGAtcgtattttcattaaaaacttcctttggaaaattttcaatgtaTGTTAACTCATCCGAAACTGGCAGCCACCACATCCCTAGTACCTTTTCTATAACGGCTTCTGGCTCTTCAAAACATTTGGCGGCTGGAACGTCGTCAGCATCTAATGAAAATAGTACGTATTTGGAATTAGATTTCCAGTTTCTCATTTGGAATCCGCCCTCCTGATGAACCCAACGAACTTTAGTTGCTAGACGAGCCAATTCATTTTCAGAGTCTGCACTCTGAAGCCAATCGTCAACAAATGTGTTACTAACGATGGCCCGTTCGGCGTCGGGATGAAGATCAGCAAATCGGTGAGCGTTACGATTTTTTATGTAGTTCGCCAAGGAAGGCGA
The Anastrepha ludens isolate Willacy chromosome X, idAnaLude1.1, whole genome shotgun sequence DNA segment above includes these coding regions:
- the LOC128869330 gene encoding uncharacterized protein LOC128869330, yielding MLNCQSEVFHEEICRLRNGEEINRKSFLFKFSPYLDQIGLLRVKGRIDAAEGVAINVKRPIILPRKHDVTRLLVDFYHRKFHHHHNEIVVNEMRQRFCISALRRLVKECAAKCQTCRNRRASPQPPQMGDLPMERVSPFTRPFTFTGVDYFGPMDVVIGRRREKRWGALFTCLTTRAVHIEISPTLSTESFLLIFKQFVSRRGVPKRIISDNGTNFRGASVLLVKERKYPEIEWIFIPPASPHMGGSWERMIRSTKSILMDILPDSGMREEVLRAVLADIENILNSRPLTYVPLDSAEDEALTPNHFLTGHSSGIRELTDNTNSGSALRQNFKISSQLADQFWRRWVKEYLPCLTRRAKWYQPPANPIKLNDVVVIVDENSKRNSWPKGVVIDMNFGKDGQARSAVVKTVNGLCTRPIVKLAKLDVEVEKRG
- the LOC128869364 gene encoding uncharacterized protein LOC128869364, with protein sequence MEDVSKAASPRGNADADTISAVEGLLDEADKTGHAVTIGTETPTTDTAPDRHASTPVRQTAPFAPPCTSGISGIRTTHFYSTGQPYACGVPQPIELQCNQTAGITGTHIPSTSFNVVPNLANVMTFPYTSTTNGMTTMLPNLTSNSNTVSAISSSQPFSAYTSMHNFHSLPTSVTSGFSHPNVNPNLNMPCGGYPTVTNPYSYSTTADLNLTAAHIASRQVLSKDLPNFTGRPEDWPVFITNYEQSTIRCGFTDQENLIRLQKCLKGQALEAVRGRLMVPSTVGLAINTLRMLYGRPDVIHQVMLRKLREEPSVKPDKLETLVTFSLAVQNYRATMQAVGLNDYLNDPVLLNELVAKLPCNQRLSWGQQCMSLRRADIAAFDDWLFGLAMCASQVTSIRTSAISSCNSNVEPKKGNRESLKGRIMIHDVVAKNNEQSEKSINCLKCGASHTLSDCYEFRALSQSDRWKFVRENKLCLRCFKGHFIRRCNSKRCCGVDDCRMAHHPLLHNGTSLAIGKRKQATLYHELGTAADKETQRALFRYVEVILHSGTKAIRTFALIDEGASCTLIESQLANELDLDGPVESLCLRWTGEITQNEANSKFVNLYVSPITLPPQKYRLRNVRTVANLLLPQQSLFSSTISKHAHIKGLPIRPYNKARARILIGLDNAKIGIPTEIREDRGSDLIAAKCRLGWSVYGRDKTNCAEQPRILHTCECDTTRDDRMDQQLKTYFSIDAIGSYAPIKPLISKDDERALQIMEKTTRFISAEKRWETGLLWKHEAVELPDSLPMAIRRLSCLESKMKRDSSIRQFLINKIHDYEKKGYVHKLNENEIKYSARSWYLPIFTVLNANKKKTRLVWDAAARVKGVGLNDMLLKGPDLLKSLLGVLLRFRERRFAVCGDIREMFHQIKIIKEDQVAQKFLWRNDGSTRDYDIYVMRVMTFGASCSPSLANYIKNRNAHRFADLHPDAERAIVSNTFVDDWLQSADSENELARLATKVRWVHQEGGFQMRNWKSNSKYVLFSLDADDVPAAKCFEEPEAVIEKVLGMWWLPVSDELTYIENFPKEVFNENTIVSKRQILHTIMTIFDPMGLLGFVIVQAKIILQDVWRSGVGWDEPIKEEERCNWFRWVKRIPAINGIKIPRCLSLASENQNNQLHIFVDASIKAYAALRWPTSGQKVFWTDSKNVLFWLRSSTRKYHQFVALRIGEILESSAVREWRWLPSGENIADEGTKWSSNREFDDNQRWFSGPKFLLERESSWPIIQFPDDDEETVEVLQHIDFANNSLGTTAEITPDIKRFSTWEKLRSAHRFVLRFLRLVTKGKPRSQFLQKLLNPDNIETAELAIMLNCQSEVFHEEICRLRNGEEINRKSFLFKFSPYLDQIGLLRVKGRIDAAEGVAINVKRPIILPRKHDVTRLLVDFYHRKFHHHHNEIVVNEMRQRFCISALRRLVKECAAKCQTCRNRRASPQPPQMGDLPMERVSPFTRPFTFTGVDYFGPMDVVIGRRREKRWGALFTCLTTRAVHIEISPTLSTESFLLIFKQFVSRRGVPKRIISDNGTNFRGASVLLVKERKYPEIEWIFIPPASPHMGGSWERMIRSTKSILMDILPDSGMREEVLRAVLADIENILNSRPLTYVPLDSAEDEALTPNHFLTGHSSGIRELTDNTNSGSALRQNFKISSQLADQFWRRWVKEYLPCLTRRAKWYQPPANPIKLNDVVVIVDENSKRNSWPKGVVIDMNFGKDGQARSAVVKTVNGLCTRPIVKLAKLDVEVEKLLFFILIDSYSKWLEVAVVNSTSSAAAIKVLRQIFATHGLPDGLVLDNGTAFTSEEFKNFMKNNLIRHIRSAPFHPSTNRQAERMVQSTKNYLKKAEPGINIDLSLARHLFNQHTTPHSTTNRSPAELLFNRELKTYFDKIQPHEIVNGKITDPVSTKPFISGSPVWVRNHSTGPRWIEGLVENQTGPISYEVRLNDSRVIKRHQEQLRSRVASEDSDCEILSTEDVEPSTIQSSDEVDSSTPGHVAETQSPGPSTNLQPVSSSSPTPKEPRRSKRDRQAPQFYSASGC